The nucleotide window AACGCCGAAGCCATGGATCGCCAGACACCCGCAGACAAGGTAGTGGGCGAATCAAACTGAACGACGAGACTGCCGATACTCGGACTGAGTGATACTTCTCGCACGGAGGGGATGGACTGGAGGCTCTGTTCGATGTGTTGCGCGTATTGGCGATTCCTCTTGAGTCGATCCACGCGGAGCCGCACACGCCCTGGTGACGTATGGATCACAGCCACCGTCGTCTGTTCGACCGCCATGAATCAGTTCTCCTTCCCTCACTGCCCGGTCCGTCCTGTGCTGGGTACCAGTCTTCCTCGGCAACAGAGATTCCCCCCAAGCGGCGATGCCAGGCCGCATGTGGTTCCCTCTCAGCGTACATTCTCGACATCGCCGGCCACGATGACGCGATTTTTGACCGTCACGGTGCTGATTCGTCGTCCTCGACGTCAGGCTCTTTTGGTTGGGGCTCACCGTTCTGTTTGGCCAGATCGGCCTTGGCTTCAGCGACAAGATCTTTGAACTGCTCTCCTGCTTCGGAGGCCGCTTCGGAGACCGAATCGAACAGATACATCCCTCCCTTGATCAGTTCCTTGGCCAAGGGACGCAATGCCGATCCTATGCCTGAAAGAAAATCCGTCATCGGTGTTTCTCCTCTGCATGCGCTTCATGCCGATGACCGGACACGGGGTCTCCCCCCTGCACCGGTTCCACAGCGCCGGCATGCCTTCAGGGCCGTTGGCTTTCCCCAGAACACCCCTTATCTTTTCACACCCTCAGGTGTAGGTGCTTGCCGCCAGCGGTCAAACTATGGTTTTCGACCATGCGGTTGGCGGTCCTACACTCCTGCCGGCTCTCTATTTATGTGCCCCGGTTTTCGCCGGCACCGACGCCGCAGTCGAGGTTGATTTTAGTTCCGCCCTCGCCTCTTGTACCAGATCGCTGAGGACGTTCCCGCTTTCGGAGAATAACGACGCGGCGGAATCCTGAATCACCAATCCGCCCTTGATCACCTCGCGCGCGAGGCTACGGAGAAGCGAGGCGGGGCCTTCAACTAATTTCGGAACAGCCTGGGCGATGACTGCACCAGCGACGACTCCGACCACTCCGGTGATGATCGCTTCCATGAGATACCTCCTTGCCAGCTCTATCGGATTGGATTCAATCAATGCTGACGAATGAGACGGTAGAATAGTAGCCTACTGAAGACTTCGGATGCAATCCTACGCGGATTCATTCGGGAACCATGCACTGATCCACAGACTCGATACTCGCCAAATTCAGTTTCTTCGCCAACTCTGAATCGGATACAATGCCGCACCGAGAGGGCGCAGCATGAGACGAGTCATTGCCGTAATCAATCAAAAGGGCGGGAGCGGCAAAACCACGACAGCCGTGAATCTGGCCGCGGCCCTAGGAAAGCAGGATCGCCGAGTGCTCGTTCTGGACCTCGATCCGCAAGCCTCCGCTTCCAACTGGCTCGGCATCAAGGACGGGGGGCGAGGATTGCTCGATGTCTTGACCGACGGACTTGCCATCGAGAGGCTGGTTCAACCAACGACTGCAGAGGGGGTTGACGTGATCCCCTCCTCGCCGGCATTGGTCGGAGCCGAAAAAGCCCTAGCCGCAGAAATCGGAGCGGAAACGGCATTGCGGCGGAGTCTTGCAACGCTGGAAGGGCCGTGGCACTACATCCTGATCGATTGTCCTCCCACGCTGGGCATTCTGGCGACCAATGCATTAGTGGCAGCCGAGGAAGTACTGGTGCCCGTGGAGTGCCATGTCATGGGGCTTGGTGGACTTGCTCGGCTGATGCAAGCCGTCGACATAATCAAGGTAAGGCTGAACTCCACCATCCGATTTGCAGGCATCGTCGCCTGCCGAGTCGATGCGCGCACCCGTCATGCGCAGGACGTGGTCGAGCAACTGCGCATCCGTTTCGGCCCCCTCGTGTATGAAACGACGATCCGGGAGAATGTTCGTCTTGCGGAATGTCCCTCATTCGGCCAACCCATTACCGCCTATGACCCCTTCTGTTCCGGCTCGGCCGACTATCAGAAGTTGGCCAGCGATGTCAGGAGCCAGGAGAATCGATTCATTGCATCAACAACCAGTCTTGCATGAACGGTCGTGTACCGTCACGAAAGTAAAGGGAGCACATGGCCAAACGCAGAACAATCCGAGACAATCCGCTCGACGCAATCGCGCCGGCTTCTACCGCGGGCCAAGGCGACGAGCCTTCTGCGGAGACGAAGTTCCGGTCCGCCGGCCGAGTCTCCGCCACCAAGACCCCTCAAGCAGCGAGGCCCGCTTCAATCGCGGCCAATCCTGAGAACACCGCGGCTCCCTCTGCCCATTCCATCCGAACAACATCTGCGGCTCAAGGCGATCTCCTCAGGCGAATAGAGTCCGTGGAGGAGAAGAACGAATTGATGAAATGGTTGGTCTACGGAGCCATCGGGCTCGCCTTATTGTTGTGAGCACCCACTCAGCCTCTCCGCGACGGGCTGCAGCAATCCGGTAGGCCGGGCTTGCTCCCCGCATCAGCAATGAGCCGAACCCCTCATCACCTCCGCTAAACCGTCCCGGTTTATCTCCCTATGCCTCAGGCCGGTAAAAAGAAAAATCCGATGCCGAACATCAGGTAAATGGACACCAACATGACGCCCTCCATCCAATGGCACTCGCCGTCGGCTGTGAGGCGACTGACGACGGCGACGGTGAGGGCGATCGCGATAATTTCAAAGTACGTGAAATGGAGGTTCATGGGTTGTCCGACCACGTAGCCGAAGAACACGAGAGCCGGCGCGACGAACAACGCCACCTGCGTGCTTGCGCCGACCGCAATTCCAAACGCCAAATCCATCTGGTCGTTCCTGGCAAATCGCACGGCATTCATCGCTTCTGCGGCATTGCCGATGAGGGCCAGGAAAATCACGCCTGCAAAGATCGGAGTGAATCCAATTGCGGCGGAGGCTGGTTCGATCGCCCCGACCAGTATTTCACTCATGATGGCAATCAGCACCGTGACTCCCGCGAGAACGGCGATGGTCTTGCCCTTGCCCCAACGGCCTTCCTCCTCTTCGACTTGTGTTGTGGTCGGTCCGAACGCACCCGGCTCGGTTTCGATGAGCTGCCGATGGGTTTTGAGCGTGAACACCAAACTCGCGATGTAGGCGAGAAAGAGGACGAGCGAGATTTCCGTGCTCACTTCACGCTCCTTCCCGGTGGCAAAATGAAAGAGTGCCGGGATGAGCAGGCCGATTGCTGCCACGAACAGCAGTCCTCCGTTCACGCCTGCAACCGTCTTATTGAACTTTTGGCGGACACGCCCCCACCCTCCGACGATCATCGACAGGCCAAGTGAGAACAACAAATTTCCGAGAATTGATCCGGTGATGGACGCCTTCACGACATCACTCAGTCCCTCCTTCAGGGCGAAGCCGGAGATAATGAGTTCCGGCGCGTTCCCGAGGGAGGCGCTCATCAATCCGCCGATGGTGGCTCCGACATAAATCGACAGCTGCTCCGTCGCCTGCCCCATCAATCCGGCCAGCGGGACGATGGCGAGCGCGGAGGCACAAAAGACGGCAATGGGGTTGGCCTCGTACCAGTCCAACGCCAGCGCGACCGGGATGAACACCAGCAACAGATTCAGACCCATTGTCCGTCCTGTTCCGTGGGCATCAGAGCATGAGATTGCGCCCGGTCGATCGTTCGAGCCGCAACAAATTTTCGTAGTAACCGAAGAGCGCTTCTAAATGACTGATCTCCGTGTCACCGTAAGAGCGACGCGCGTTTTCCAAATCCAGGATGCCGATGTCGTTCTTGGCATAGCCTTCCTGCGCTGATTGGAATACCGTGGTGGCCCGATCGATGGCCCCGCTTGTCGCATCGACAAGTCTCTTTGCGTGTAGGATGTTGCGATAGGCGACACCGACTTCGTTTTGGATCTGAACCAGAGCCTTTTCCACCTCGGCTTCGGCCGCTCGTGTAGCCACTTCGGCTTCCACGATACCGCCTTGATTCCGGTTGAAAACCGGAAGGGGCACACTCAGGCCGAACGCCCATTGCTGCTGGTTGTCTGGACCGTGAGGGCCTTGAACCGCATATCCGAGTTGTGCCGTCACGTTGGGATACGGGATCACTCTGGCCAGTTGCAACTCAGTCTTTCGTTTGTCACGAACGAGCCGTAGCGCCCGAATGTCGGGCCGATTTTCGGATGCGTACTGCATCAGCTCGGCAAGATTCAACTCCAAAGCGCGGTAGATGAGGGGGGTTTCCAAATCGAGCTCGACATCCGGGGACAGTCGCAACATGACTCGGAGGTCGCCCGACGCATCCTCAACCCGTTGCAGATCGCGCAGCACCTCGGCTTCAGTATTCACAGTCAACAATCCCAGCCTGGTCCGCTCCAGTTCCGACGTGAATTGCTTTTTCTTATCCGGTTGAAGCAGTTTGACGAGGATGTTCAAGGCACGTTGGTCGATAGTCAGATGCCCGCGTTGCCGTTGCAGGCGAAAATAATTATCCTTGAGCGTGAAACCCAATTGCCGAACGGCGTCTTCAAACCGGGCCTCGACGGATAGCGCCTCCAATTCGGCCGCACGTATTCTGTAGCCTCTTTTGCCGGCAACCTCGAAAAGCTGACTGACGCTCGGGCCGACGGCGCCGCATGTGCTCATGTGACAACCCTGAGTATAGGAACTCAGTGTGTTGACAGCCAGCGTGGGGTTGGGAAAAAGGCGTGCGGTGATTTGTCGTCCTTTCGCGGCATCGATTCCGTAATGGGCAATGATAAGATCGAGGTTCTGCTTGAGAAACAGGGCCATCGCCTCGTCAAGCGAGAGTTGCATGAAATTCGTTGAGGGAGGAAACGGTCCCCGCTTCGGT belongs to Nitrospira sp. and includes:
- a CDS encoding DUF5132 domain-containing protein, which codes for MTDFLSGIGSALRPLAKELIKGGMYLFDSVSEAASEAGEQFKDLVAEAKADLAKQNGEPQPKEPDVEDDESAP
- a CDS encoding ParA family protein, with amino-acid sequence MRRVIAVINQKGGSGKTTTAVNLAAALGKQDRRVLVLDLDPQASASNWLGIKDGGRGLLDVLTDGLAIERLVQPTTAEGVDVIPSSPALVGAEKALAAEIGAETALRRSLATLEGPWHYILIDCPPTLGILATNALVAAEEVLVPVECHVMGLGGLARLMQAVDIIKVRLNSTIRFAGIVACRVDARTRHAQDVVEQLRIRFGPLVYETTIRENVRLAECPSFGQPITAYDPFCSGSADYQKLASDVRSQENRFIASTTSLA
- the cax gene encoding calcium/proton exchanger, with the protein product MGLNLLLVFIPVALALDWYEANPIAVFCASALAIVPLAGLMGQATEQLSIYVGATIGGLMSASLGNAPELIISGFALKEGLSDVVKASITGSILGNLLFSLGLSMIVGGWGRVRQKFNKTVAGVNGGLLFVAAIGLLIPALFHFATGKEREVSTEISLVLFLAYIASLVFTLKTHRQLIETEPGAFGPTTTQVEEEEGRWGKGKTIAVLAGVTVLIAIMSEILVGAIEPASAAIGFTPIFAGVIFLALIGNAAEAMNAVRFARNDQMDLAFGIAVGASTQVALFVAPALVFFGYVVGQPMNLHFTYFEIIAIALTVAVVSRLTADGECHWMEGVMLVSIYLMFGIGFFFLPA
- a CDS encoding TolC family protein, which produces MNDQRRPGFAKIRCCILQTTVLSVFLVAIASSVLVVDAPVRAANFTETADSWIEQILKGLFKQDQYPELTPKRGPFPPSTNFMQLSLDEAMALFLKQNLDLIIAHYGIDAAKGRQITARLFPNPTLAVNTLSSYTQGCHMSTCGAVGPSVSQLFEVAGKRGYRIRAAELEALSVEARFEDAVRQLGFTLKDNYFRLQRQRGHLTIDQRALNILVKLLQPDKKKQFTSELERTRLGLLTVNTEAEVLRDLQRVEDASGDLRVMLRLSPDVELDLETPLIYRALELNLAELMQYASENRPDIRALRLVRDKRKTELQLARVIPYPNVTAQLGYAVQGPHGPDNQQQWAFGLSVPLPVFNRNQGGIVEAEVATRAAEAEVEKALVQIQNEVGVAYRNILHAKRLVDATSGAIDRATTVFQSAQEGYAKNDIGILDLENARRSYGDTEISHLEALFGYYENLLRLERSTGRNLML